In Haematobia irritans isolate KBUSLIRL chromosome 1, ASM5000362v1, whole genome shotgun sequence, a genomic segment contains:
- the E(spl)mgamma-HLH gene encoding enhancer of split mgamma, helix-loop-helix gives MSLQMSEMSKTYQYRKVMKPMLERKRRARINKCLDELKDLMVATLESEGEHVTRLEKADILELTVTHLQKMKQHRLAKASNGSSNTMSQSEGFRSGYIHAVNEVSRSLSELPGVNVSLGTQLMTHLGQRLNQLQPPVKPSLPLSTPLSVQIAAPTFKGQHYTVPISPVSSYSSSPNSSVGSEKHATSLLTTCQSTPSIDVTSIDVDEEDEENVWRPW, from the coding sequence atgtctTTACAAATGTCGGAAATGTCAAAAACCTACCAATACCGCAAAGTAATGAAGCCTATGCTGGAACGTAAGCGCCGAGCTCGCATTAACAAGTGCCTGGATGAATTGAAAGATTTGATGGTGGCCACATTGGAATCGGAAGGCGAACATGTAACAAGATTGGAGAAAGCAGATATTTTGGAATTGACTGTTACCCATTTGCAAAAGATGAAACAACATCGCTTAGCCAAAGCTTCAAATGGTTCATCGAATACAATGTCTCAATCTGAGGGTTTCCGCTCTGGATATATACATGCTGTTAATGAAGTATCCCGATCCTTGTCCGAATTGCCTGGAGTAAATGTTAGCTTGGGCACACAACTGATGACACATTTGGGCCAAAGACTAAATCAATTGCAGCCACCAGTCAAACCATCATTGCCATTGAGTACTCCCTTATCTGTCCAGATAGCCGCTCCCACATTTAAGGGTCAACATTATACTGTACCCATTTCACCTGTTTCCAGCTACAGTAGCAGTCCCAATTCAAGTGTGGGCAGTGAGAAGCATGCCACATCTTTATTGACAACTTGCCAAAGTACACCCAGCATTGATGTCACCAGTATTGATGTAGACGAAGAGGATGAGGAGAATGTATGGCGCCCTTGGTAA
- the E(spl)mdelta-HLH gene encoding enhancer of split mdelta, helix-loop-helix yields the protein MAVDGQKFMTKTQHYRKVTKPLLERKRRARMNLYLEELKELIVDTMEEQGEHVNKLEKADILEMTVSYLRNHQKDGYNQPPTKKHLNVEKFREGYTQAAFEVSKIFSSVPGIDRGFGTRLMKHLGFQLKDLKQQLFTNSSSSQPLLRDVEEEHQPMVPSKDEDVWRPW from the coding sequence ATGGCTGTGGATGGACAAAAATTTATGACTAAAACCCAACACTATCGCAAAGTAACCAAACCATTATTGGAAAGAAAACGTAGAGCTCGTATGAATCTTTATTTGGAAGAATTGAAAGAATTAATTGTGGATACTATGGAAGAGCAAGGGGAACATGTTAACAAATTGGAAAAGGCCGATATACTCGAGATGACAGTATCCTATTTAAGGAATCATCAAAAGGATGGATATAATCAACCACCTACAAAAAAGCACTTGAATGTGGAGAAATTTCGTGAGGGTTATACTCAAGCAGCATTTGAAGTATCTAAGATATTCTCCTCAGTTCCGGGTATAGACCGAGGCTTTGGTACCCGACTAATGAAACATTTGGGATTTCAGTTAAAAGATTTGAAACAACAACTTTTTACTAATAGCTCCAGCTCACAACCCTTATTACGTGATGTGGAAGAAGAACATCAGCCAATGGTACCGTCGAAAGATGAGGATGTCTGGCGTCCTTggtaa
- the E(spl)mbeta-HLH gene encoding enhancer of split mbeta, helix-loop-helix: protein MVLEMEMSKTYQYRKVMKPMLERKRRARINKCLDELKDIMVECLTQEGEHITRLEKADILELTVEHMKKLRAQKQLRLSGSQDAKLTIAESFRAGYIHAANEVSKTLATVPGVSVDLGTQLMSHLGHRLNYLQVIVPTTVAPLGVAPPHSAASHFNTLVGAAHTQMSNSSLCGSPEPPVLITPPPSECGSSDSGSCSPAPSDTGSMWRPW, encoded by the coding sequence atggtCTTAGAAATGGAAATGTCAAAAACCTATCAATATCGCAAAGTCATGAAACCCATGTTGGAGCGTAAACGACGTGCCAGAATCAACAAGTGCCTCGATGAATTGAAGGATATAATGGTCGAGTGTTTGACCCAGGAAGGTGAACATATTACACGCCTCGAGAAAGCCGATATTTTGGAATTGACTGTGGAACATATGAAGAAATTGCGAGCTCAAAAGCAATTGCGTCTCAGCGGAAGTCAGGATGCCAAATTAACAATAGCTGAAAGCTTTCGTGCCGGCTATATACATGCCGCCAATGAAGTGTCGAAGACATTGGCCACCGTACCAGGAGTTAGTGTGGATCTAGGCACCCAACTAATGAGCCATTTGGGTCATCGTCTAAATTATTTGCAAGTGATTGTACCCACCACAGTGGCACCATTGGGAGTTGCACCACCTCATTCAGCGGCTAGCCATTTCAACACTTTAGTGGGTGCTGCTCACACTCAAATGTCAAACTCCTCATTGTGTGGCAGCCCCGAACCACCAGTACTCATCACCCCTCCACCTTCGGAATGTGGCAGCAGCGATAGTGGTAGTTGCAGTCCTGCTCCAAGTGACACAGGTTCTATGTGGCGACCTTGGTGA